The window ccaaccttcctataCTGTCTTGTGTTCTGAGGAAGCTCTACATACCCAGCGAATACTACTCCCCTCTCATTGTTATAGGCTTTAATCCAACAATTGACCCAAACTTCCCGCAACTCAAATTCAACCATTTCTATAATTACCATTTTGATTGTGATCCTTGCCACTAAACAATGGAGTGCTAGGGTGGGGGGATTTCCTACAGAGCACTTCCTCCCCCTAATATACTGATCACATCCCTGACCACTCCTTTATGTTAACCTTTTTACCCCCCTGACCAATACCTCCTGCgaataggatggggagggagagagactggagagaagatggggaagggagagagactggagggaggatggggaagggagatacggggggagagaggaggggggagtgagagagtgagagagactgggacgagtgagagagacttggtgggagtgagagagagtgagagataccggggagggggagtgagagagagtggggaggaggaTGATAGGAGATTTATACAAAagatttacaaatacagttacaaacTACAGTGTTGTTTTGCCTTGGTTCTAAAAAACAaattgggagaggaagggggcgCAGTTGGTGGAACTTGCCCCGGGCACAAAAATACCTAGGTCCTCTTCTGCTTAAAGGCATCAATCACCAAGATATCACCCAGTAAACAGATCACTACCATTAGTTTTAGTGGGTCCAGTCATAATCAACAGAAGTGTTATGCATCGATTTAAAAACGACATGTCCCTGTAATCTAAAACATGAAATGATCTGGGGTTTGGAGAATATGAACTTTTCATATAGTTTTACAGATTATACAAGAGATGCAGAAATACATTTTTTGCTTTGGTGGCTAATAGGTTGTTTTTTCCTACTCTTGTTCAGCAATGGGTGGATAACAACTTAAAATGGAACCCAGTGGATTATGGGGGGATACAGAAGATTCGCATCCCTTCTGGTGATCTTTGGCGTCCAGATATTGTTCTTTATAACAAGTAAGAAATCTTCATCCTTAATATTATATGCTATAACTGGTTAAAAGACACCACAAGCACAGTTAAGAAGTGGTAGACTCTTCGGTTTCTTTCAGACAAAGTGCTAAACACTGCCTGTCCCAACAAGTTAAAGCCAGAGGAATCTCTGTCATTGGAGAAAACTGGTCCATATTCCAAAGTACTCATATAttcagtttaaagcagcaatccccttacTCGTTTTTTTTATATCCCGCAGTTGTTAACACGATGGGAACCAAGGGTAATCCAGAGCAGAATCTTGCGACTTTCAGCTCTGTAGtgcccctggttcctgagataattACAGGGTTTAAATCTCTCCCCAGGGGAAAAGAAGTGGCTGCCAAACCTCGGTCCAGTAGAAAGCCACATCATCAGTTGGgatttcctattggacagccatttcAATTACTCTTTAAAAAGCCTAAAGTAATGACATAAACTACCTGTTATCTTGGGAATCAACATGTTTAAGCTCAAGAGGACCCCAACGTTCCAGTCCTGGGAAAAAAAGCGGATGAGTTAGTAGTGATTGTTGCATTAAACTAGGATTAAATAATGTTTGAGACACtaacatactgtagatacactCTTGGGTGTTTTTTGTCTTTACTTTTAGGATAAACGTATATATTGTGTTGCAATATAGTGAAGGCATTGTAACAATTGTGTTGGAGTGTTACAATGCCGGATCAGTATAGCCACGGTTCCTACTTTGCTGTTGACTTTATCCACATTACGCCCATTCCTTGCCAGGGGAAAGGCTTTGCTTGACCCTCCTGCAGCGTGTACAGCTCATACGTTGTATTTACTCAAGTTAAAATTGAGCCTGATacaccttcactgccagaggcgccAGCATGGCAAAGCAATAGTAGCAAAGTGGTAAATtaacttataggggtccatgttaaaatggacaagaagcaaaaggtgacactgtgtgctcatctgcatgtcattacccagaatccttgtaaatgtgctcacaagtggtatttttatttgctgtacacttgaGTGGAGGATTTTTGACACTTTTTTACACCCCATTACTTTTTGTGTATCTAATTTATTTGCAAATACTGCCTTTATATCAGTTTTCTTGGTTTCATTACAGTGCAGATGGTGACTTTGCTATTGTACAGGAAACCAAAGTTCTTCTGGATTACACTGGCAAAATTATATGGACCCCTCCAGCCATTTTCAAAAGCTACTGTGAAATCATAGTCACACACTTTCCATTCGACCAGCAGAACTGCAGCATGAAGCTAGGCACCTGGTCGTATGATGGCACATTGGTAGTTATAAATCCggtaagaaataaaaaaaaaatagtaagcCCTTTGTTGGAATGGGTACAGGATGGCTGAGATTATCCACTTTAAGGTCTTTTTTTAGCAATGAGAATGGAAATATTCCCTTTGCAGAAGAGACAAATGTCTTGAACAATGTGACGACTACAGAGTGTATGGTCACAGGGCATAAACGAATTAATAATTAAATTAAGATGACAGCAGTATGATTTTTCtttgcccctcccccgccccctatTTTTACTAAGAAGGGAACCAGAGAGTTCCCAGGGCCGGAACGTACCAGATACCGCTGAAGGTAGTGCCAGTACAGTCTGCTCCAGGCAAAATAAAATGGTGGTTTAAATCTCTTCTATcgtgcaggccaataggaacgTCATTCATAGCGGCTTCCTATTTGTCCGTGTGATGAGTGACattaaataccaggaagtaccAGTGCTACCTTCACTGAtaaatatctcgggaaccagtgagtcctcagagctgaaatgaagtTGTTTTCGCTCTAGGGACACCCAGGTTTCCATCCTGATAATAAAAAGGGGGTGTGGGGGCAGGGAGGTGAACTGCTGTTTTATTGTAAAAATCATGTGGATTTGGGTCGCAGGGACATAATAAGGCAATGGGTTTAACAACTACCAAAATAAATCCAGGTTTAAATTATATCTCTGTCAATTTACCAGCACAAATGCCTTTTAAGTGCTTGATTTACATGTATCTATAAAAGAATATGTAACGAATGATATGGCGATGGCGGGATATGTTACTAAGGGGAGATTACAAACAGTGCTGAGCTGATTTTAGTCTTAAAGAAGTATGTTGGACTTAATTTACCGTAATTGATGCATGGCATCATAAATCATCAACTATTTATACCATGGTATGCCGTGGCAAATAAATATCTCTTCAACGTGTGGGACAGGAGGTTGTTTAGGGCAGAAATCCCACACTTATCCAGTGTGCCTTATTACATGTTAATGTGTAGTTTTCTTTATAATGCCAGTACCACATTCTATATTAATAATGCATGGGTTGAGGTTTCATGACAAATAATATGACTGCAAGATATATAGGCCAATATTTACTAATCAGTCTTTTGCCATAAGATACCTTCAGGCCCTGAAGGGACATCCTATTGACCTGAATGAGCTGGGAGGCGTCTTATTACAGAAGACTGGTTAGTAAATATGGCTAAATAATTATGAGTTGTTGTTAAGGAGATTACAAATACTGATGTAATGCAAGGCGATATCCTCTTTTTTTTGTCAATAAGCATCACATTAATTAGGCACGTGGTTACATATATGTAGTGGTGCTTTTGTAGGGTAAAAAAGTGCCAGATCCATAAACAAACTACATTTATCTCTAAACTACAACAAATGATTTAGCTTTAAATAAGTAAATGTGGGGACAAAAGTATTTATCCCAGTTAGTATTCCAGCTCCATTCTTAATTCACTCTAAAAAGTTTCTTTTTGATCCAAAAAAGGGTTCCAGAATGCAAAACATAAGGGTGCCGTAACTCCGTCCCCCCACAAAAATAGCCCTGTATGCATCTCTCCTGGACATGCTTTGCAGCACTCTGCTTTATGGTTACCGTAATGCTTCTGGGGTGCACTGTGTATGTCGCCTGTATCTTTGTATTGCATGCGTAAATAAAAGCAGCAGTTTCAGCCCAAATTTCCTATACACCGTTTTTACATTACCTAAACTCCTAGTATGGTCCCTAGTTAGCAAGAAAATAAGCTATTAAATGTTCAGGACAACAAGACCAGTTCAGGAACCAATATGGCTGCCACGGTCCGCCTCTCCTAATGATGTTGTGGCTTTCTGTTGGGTTTTCACGAGCGAACACATCAAGAACTGGACACACCGATTcctacaaaaaaaatgtattgctgCTTCAAAATCTTTATAAATATTAAAAGGCACTAATTCACCTAGGAGGACAAAAAAAATTCAACTAGGACTGCTGCACAGAAAAAGATACTTATTCATATAGTAGGTGGTAACTCAGTTAGTTTTGGCACAGAATGGTAATGTCGGATTTACATTGCATTGCCAAACCCCCCACCTCCTACCTCTCCTAAGGAGGCAATTACCTCACTGATAGCATCCAGCTGAAGGAACCAAACAAGGTTGCCTTGGAAACGTGCGTTGGCTGTCTCTGGTGGAATAAGAGCAGCGTTCAAAAAAGACATCATGTTTGATAGGCCTGAAAGGTATATATTAGTAATACAGCAGCATGATTGGTACTATGTAAATAAATTAACATATACATCCCAATCTCATGCTATTGACTGCATCAGTTTTGCTTCCTaatttctctatgcagtggaggaaCTACAAAGGACACACTATAAAATTGGAGTGTAAGGACCTGCTGATAGGGACTCTACACCTTCATCTGGTTGCAGGgttaacatgttttggccaaaagattgaactaaccgacccatatttatgagaagaaaaaatatatagaaattaACTAAATCATGTGTAATTGGATGTACATTGGGTCTTCTTTGTGTACTGagatactatatgtgtatgtatatatgtagccaCCTGTCCCCCatgtctagggtgactacgtgtgGTGCGCTTTACCTGATAGGCAAGGGTGGAGGTGGAATttggtctgtgtgcagccaatccgggtgcagatcttgtgccctccccttctggactAGGGAGGAAGCCATTCCAAATTATAGGGAGTCTGAGTCTCTCCCCCTTGGGATAGAAACGTGCCTTGAGCCCCTTAAGGGCGCTGACTGCAGTTAGAGATCTACAGATTGCAAGGCCTCAATTCTGAGAGAAGTccaggcaccatccagaggtctgggacctgtgCTATAATAGAATGCATTCGCTGTAACACCATCTGCAGTGGATGCTATAATACCCCTGCCTGACGACTTACACAGTGGGAACTGTCTCCAGCCACGCCGGAGCCTGCTGTGAATGGAGGCGCTAGCACCAGAGAAGAACACAGCCTGGAGACATCccaaaaagcctgtcctgtttccccataccaaTGGGAACCCTCAGCATTTCCTGGAACCTAACAGGTATGAAACACCACATCACCGGTAGCAAAGGCCAGATCACCCAGaggggggaagcagtgctacacataTATTATGCTGACTTCACAGGGCCTTGTCCCTGCAGCCCCCACAAGGTAATGGAGACAGGACCTACCTTGGCCCTAAGGGGAcaaactaggcctagtccagggaagcaaagctccctggacactaccttctatGTCTCTGCTCCCCTTCCGACTGAAGAGGCACCCTGCGAAGGGAGCCCCCACAGACCTCCGCGACAAGCTGGCCATCCTGACTACCCGTAACTCCCTGGTCACCGcagaggtaaaggggggttcGGGGGACAAGGGGGTTCCCAGAGGGGAACCTGGCCACATTTATTAATACGATACTGTGTAATCCTcgcagagggaccttcctcaggtatCACCCCAAAACGTTGGTGTATGATGTACCACTTTCACTAATTcactttttttctatatattattattattaaagtattgAAACTTCACACtgattactttatatgttttgtcaattggatgtagcattgggcacccctgtcttttgttgtatacatttgccacgcccagtagcactctttttgacataaatatatattcatgatgtggtgggtgtgggagtttgagctagctgggaatgtgtgttaataaatttctgactggtaacagttgtatagaggtaggtggcacctccccccagagctcacttctcctccttcacctttttaacttgggaggtcttttcattttgctgcaagaacaggacctattatggttctttcccctcatacagaggtaaagggaagggttcagtttagtgttaggacctgcattaaatttggtttaccttgacatggtatgcaggttataacgctttggccaaagggtttaactaaataaccaagtaaatattattattattgaagtatttaaactttatacttattactttatatgttttgtcaattggatgtagcattgggcacccctgtcttttgttatatatatacatacatgtagaggtatcagtaccgtgttagccgagcttttcaataatcaaaaaataaatagatgataccgttctgtggctaacgaaatgcttttatttgtgcgagctttcgagatacactgatctcttcttccggcgatgttacaatatatatatatatatatatatatatatatatatatatatatatatatatatatatatatacacatatgtatatatatatacatatacacacacacacacacttatatatctctgtaccgtgttagctgagcgtaataataaaaaatgaatagacgataccgttctgtggctaacgaaatgcttttatttgtgcgagctttcgagatctcttcttccggcgatgttacaattgaaTAAAGCACAAAAGGTTTGTAATCTCTCATGTAAAAGAAGATATGACACTTTTACATTACCAGTCCTATTTTACACCCAATACATTGGtaaaatgtacaaataaatatCTATATTTTTACACAGTGAAGCCAAATAATATTTTCCGTTTCTTCTGTCTATGCTAGATTAAAAAAAacgaatacattttaataaaggaGACCACGCTCTTTCATAGAGTGGTACTTTACAAAAAATGAAGCTTACTATTTCGGGTGGAGCACCCCTGAAATAACTGTGGTAAAGGCAGAAAATAAAATGTCTGTCAGGCACTTCCGGCTATCCAATGCATAGACTTTTCCCAATATGCATTCTAGAAGCAATCTCACCGCCATGTTTTTTTATCTTAAACATTTTATTGTGAAACTGCAACTCAAGTTGATCTCCcgtattaataaagaaaaaagTGAATTCTCAAGCAATTTATATTTGTTCTTCATGTGCTTGttaggaggttaaaatggctgcTGGAAAGCCAGTCAATACAAAGGACATGATGTTGATGGTGAGTGTCACTAGTGCTGACTGGAGGTATCCCTTACCTGCCAGGCCTTATTCCGGGTGCTGGTGCACTCCTGTATCCGAGCAGAGTACACCCATGAAGTGGCCAGTGGGCAGGAAGCTGCGTTCACTTCCTAGTGGGCCTtaagcggggtgctctgctcggtatcccccctcGGTTTTTCTTTTAAACTCCACATCCTCCTgtagtgcactttattttaagTTACAGGTGCCCTTCcatactcactcagccagtgttgaaggtggaaaaggaagtgccagtgcattctgggtagcaagatagcctggggacagaccatctgtcagcaaggcagagggggagaaggcagactagcccattctgacagaaaagctgaggttgctgtagcaactcactggcataatgcagagacagggatcgcaacactgtgtctaacacacaggcactgtgagtgtacagagcaaaatacatgcagctggaatgagaacgtgacaagcagaagctgcaaaggaaagggggggggggggtgaaacagaaatgtggttTTTGTTCCATGACACTATTTGTTTTGAACCTTTTCTTTTCTGGTTGATCCTAAATGACCAACTAGATGCTGTATTCACTGATTGGGCGGcttcgccagccaatcagttTATAAGGTTTCAAAAATATAGCTGACTGGCCTTCTATTATTAGTAACATAAATAGCAACATATTTAGTTATAAGAATTGCTTATGTCCATCAAGTGAAACCCGTGTTAAATTTGAATTTGGCAATATACTCATTCTACACTTATGAGTAAATTAATCTAGAGGaagccaccaaaaaaaaaaactccagtgaaacaTTTGCCAATTATCTCAAAGAATCATCAAAGCCCGAAACGGGATATCATGCCCAATATGGAGGTATCTCCTTTTGAAGTCTCTGGCAGTTACCGCAAGATACCCTACATCGTGCTTTGATGACTCTTGTGTTtcatacggggggggggggggggagagaaaatcgTTCCTGGCCCCAGTAATGACAATTAGAATGGAATAACTATATCGAGCATACTTCTTTTCAGGAAAGTGACCGCCCTGATCTGAGCAGCTTCATGGCGAGTGGAGAGTGGCAGATGAAGAACTCTCGCTGCTGGAAGCATTGGGTTTACTATGCCTGCTGTCCCGAGACACCTTACCTGGATATCACGTATCACTTCCTCATGCAGCGTCTACCTCTTTACTTCATTGTCAACGTCATCATTCCCTGTCTGCTTTTCTCTTTTCTAACTGGCTTAGTATTTTATCTGCCCACTGATTCAGGTACTTATTTACTTTTGCTAAGCTTGAAGTTTCTATGTCTGTCTGTTACGAGGGGATTATAGGGCTGTTAAGTTAACATACTGAGCTTGTAAAATGGGTTTTGGAGGCAATGTGTTAGCTTTAGATAGAGTAGAAGATAGGAGGAGACATAACACTGAAGTATTAAAGGTAAATGAGAGTAAAATACCTATGTGAGCTGAGGGAAGCCTGACAAGGGTGTATACCTCAAATTGTAGCCCCTTGTCTCCGGCGTACCCGGTGCGGAGTAACTGTTTACTCGCGATCACGCACCGTCCCACTCCTCCAGCTGATTTGCCTCTGAATGAATAATCAGCTGCTCCAGAAATCCCCCGTGTCCCCCGATGGCGTCCGTTCCATCAGATATGCAGGTACGGAAGTGGGTAGAACGGTGGCACTGCCGCTCCAGCAAATAAAGTGGACACTCGCCGGCAAAATGACATTAAAAACGATTTATTTGAACTACACAAAAAACAGGAAAGAACTCTAATTTTGCTGGTGAGCGTCCACTTTTTTTGATGTTGCTGGAGCGGTATGTGCAACCGATCTATCCACTTCCTTACCGGTTAAGTTAACAGACTGAAAAAGTCATGGGATTTCTACTACGGTTTGATCAAATGTGAACATGTTTTATAACTACATAACTGCGTTATCGTCTTCTCTTATTTCTCCGGGTCTGTAGGCGAGAAGATGACTCTGAGTATTTCTGTGTTGCTGTCCCTGACTGTGTTTCTTCTGGTTATTGTTGAGCTGATCCCTTCAACCTCAAGTGCTGTGCCCTTGATTGGCAAATACATGTTGTTTACTATGGTATTTGTCATAGCATCCATTATCATTACAGTCATTGTAATCAACACTCATCATCGCTCCCCAAGTACTCACATTATGCCGCAGTGGGTGAGAAAGGTAAGCTGTGTCATAACACTTCATTTAtgcttaaagcagaaaaacatgaaaaatcctatgtcctgtctgcatttttttaaactcctaataGCCATTATTAATGATTTTTTATATACTGATCAtcttttggttgctacagcaaccatttcaaaattcatatccacttcctcttttgaaacaagcTCTCGAACCTGTTTTTGAGCTTTGACCTTTGGCCACAAAATATCACAATACAATCAATATTGCATTGTACCAAACAGAaaactgtctattactctggaaactgtaacaataatgtgcaGCCATAGagtcagaaggcggccatttcgttaggcacagaatcaggatttttacagatttataacaggagcaccaaacgattgccagtttaggtaacaaAGTAGAATTAAACATTGGGagaaagagtggctcagtgagtaaagacactggcactgagtttgaagcaggggaacctggttcaattcccggagtCGGCCCCTGGTGACCTTGGGCagttcactttatctccctgtgcctcaggcaccaaaaacatagattgtaagctccacggggcagggacctgtgcctgcaaaatgtctctgtaaagcgctacgtaaaactagcagcgctatacaagaacatgctattattattattatttttatggtcAGATGCTTTACATATCCAAATAAGAAACAAAAATGAATATCTTCAAATTTACTTTgcacagtatgtttttttttctccaaataaGTTCTGACAGAGCTTATAATTTTGCCAATATCACCATAAATGTAGAGGAGAATGCCATATATAAAGGGCAGATTGACAACTAATGCTTAGCGAATCTTGTTTGCAAGGCGCAAGTTTACTACAGCAAATAAGCACATTTCACCTGGTTCGTGAACTTTAGTGAATGTTATGCAGATCTTTATTGATTACAGGAGCTTTGCCTTAAAAAATATGCTCCCTGACCTACTTACAGTGGCCCATATtctctaagcagtgctattccataaaacaccttgcAGTCCACTCAGTGAGACTTGCGTACTTAGCTGAAAGTTGTGGCAAAGACAAACAACCTTCTAGTGCCTCTCTTCCACTGGATACCCAAAAATGCTTCATTAAATCAATTATCACATCATACGGTGGTTTATCTGCACACATGGATCCTGGGATAATGAGATGCAATTTGgtttacttttttttgtttagttttttcCTCAAacaatttttattaggcataaataCATCTTACAAACATTACAATATAGAGATAGCCTAATACAGTAACAAATATTTTTAAATTGGG is drawn from Ascaphus truei isolate aAscTru1 chromosome 7, aAscTru1.hap1, whole genome shotgun sequence and contains these coding sequences:
- the CHRNA1 gene encoding acetylcholine receptor subunit alpha isoform X2 produces the protein MADNYAGLVLSSEDESRLITELFKNYNKVVRPVQTFKDKVEVTVGLQLIQLINVDEVNQIVTTNVRLKQQWVDNNLKWNPVDYGGIQKIRIPSGDLWRPDIVLYNNADGDFAIVQETKVLLDYTGKIIWTPPAIFKSYCEIIVTHFPFDQQNCSMKLGTWSYDGTLVVINPESDRPDLSSFMASGEWQMKNSRCWKHWVYYACCPETPYLDITYHFLMQRLPLYFIVNVIIPCLLFSFLTGLVFYLPTDSGEKMTLSISVLLSLTVFLLVIVELIPSTSSAVPLIGKYMLFTMVFVIASIIITVIVINTHHRSPSTHIMPQWVRKIFIDTIPNIMFFSTMKRPSQEKQGKKIFSEDIDISDISGKLGPAAVTYQSPILKNPDVKSAIEGIKYIAETMKSDQESNKASEEWKFVAMVLDHILLAVFMTICIIGTIAVFAGRLIELNMQD
- the CHRNA1 gene encoding acetylcholine receptor subunit alpha isoform X1, giving the protein MDFNIACLIFFLTSAGLVLSSEDESRLITELFKNYNKVVRPVQTFKDKVEVTVGLQLIQLINVDEVNQIVTTNVRLKQQWVDNNLKWNPVDYGGIQKIRIPSGDLWRPDIVLYNNADGDFAIVQETKVLLDYTGKIIWTPPAIFKSYCEIIVTHFPFDQQNCSMKLGTWSYDGTLVVINPESDRPDLSSFMASGEWQMKNSRCWKHWVYYACCPETPYLDITYHFLMQRLPLYFIVNVIIPCLLFSFLTGLVFYLPTDSGEKMTLSISVLLSLTVFLLVIVELIPSTSSAVPLIGKYMLFTMVFVIASIIITVIVINTHHRSPSTHIMPQWVRKIFIDTIPNIMFFSTMKRPSQEKQGKKIFSEDIDISDISGKLGPAAVTYQSPILKNPDVKSAIEGIKYIAETMKSDQESNKASEEWKFVAMVLDHILLAVFMTICIIGTIAVFAGRLIELNMQD